The genome window TGCAGGAATGATTGCTATAAATCCTAGTGCAAGTCGCATCAACAGGATCAATGTTACCAGGCCATAAGCTATAATCCACCCGTTGATGGATGACACAGCTTCTTGATTCTCATAAATTGCACCCAATTCAAGAACCGGCAACTGAATGGTAGGGAGCATGTGGGTATTGGTGATGGGTGCAAACTGCGGTGCAGCAAAAGACAGCAGCGCTATAACATGTATGGCCACCCTATTGGCCTGAAAAAAAGGTTGCTTACCTATCACAATGATGTAGAGTATGCAGCCGGCCGCCATAAGGAGGTTCGCTTGAAAGAATAGTTGAATGAGAGAGTCCATCGTAATTAGTGTTGGTTTTCATCCTGATTGATGCCATCAAGAATGCGCTGAATGTCCTTCAAACTGAGGTCGCGTTCTTTGGCAAAATAGGAGAGGAGATTCTCAAAACTTCCCCCGAAATATCCCGAGAGCAGTTTTCGCGTGGCAAAGTCACGGTATTTGCTGCGGCTGATAAGCGGATAATATTGGTGGCTTTTTCCAAAAGCTTGGTGACTCAGAAATGCCTTCTCCTCGAGAATGCGAACAATGGTAGATACCGTATTGTACGCCGGTTTAGGCTCCGGAAGCTTGGCAATGATATCGCGCACAAAGGCTTTCTCTAGCTCCCACACAATTTGCATGATTTGTTCCTCTGCTTTGGTAAGTTCTCTCATGACATCGATTTGTCACAAATGTAACTAAACATTTAGTTCAACAACTAAAAAAATAGTTTCAAAACGAGGAAAGGTCAAAAAATCAAAGCAAGCGGGTGATTGACAGAAGTTCCTCGCGCGGAATGTCATGACCACCTTCAAAACGGATAAGCTCAAACTGCAGTCCCCGTGATTGCAGCCTTTCACTTTGCTCCTGCAGTGCCAACTCTGAAATAAATTCATCTTCAGTGCCCACCACAATTTTTAGCCGCATGGTGTTGAGCTTTTGAACGTCGGTAAACCAGTTGATATCCTCAGGAAAGGAGCCGCTCCAAATAACGAGGTGGTCGGGTGGAATAGGGCTTTGACATGCCCAACGCACCAGTGTGGCAGCGCCTTGCGAGAATCCCAGGGCCACCTTTATCTGTGGCTTTTTGTTGAGTACAAATTCTTGCCAAACAGAATTGAGGTAGCGGTGGTTGTCGGCAATATCGGTGAGGCGATCTTCCTTTGTCATCCAGGATGCGCCCACCCTTCCACTGAAGCCCTGAAGGTAGAAACGGTGTGGGCCCTCTGGTGCACATACAGCATGTTCTGCTTCACCCAACACATCAAACTTTCGGATAAAATAGGGAGCCAATTGCCCGTAGCCGTGTAAGGCCATCCAGCAGTGCGTGGGAGCGATGTCGTTGGGTGTAAAGTGCGAAACCCTCAGATTACGTGGCGTTTCGAAGTGAGTGGTTTCAGGAGCCATGGTGCTCCAAAAGTAGGTGATTGGTTTGGATCTGTTCTATTGGCCCGATGCGCGGAGTTTTTCAAGCATTTCATGGTACACTTCGCGCTGTGCTGAAAAATGCATTTCCTTTCCGTAGTTACAAGTGTTGCGGGCATCGGTAATCAGCTTATCCACAAAGCGAATTCGCGCTTCAATCCAATCAATCATTTGCTGTAGTTCCTTTTTCGACATGGCCACGCTGATTAGCTGATTAATTCCTGGTAATGGCGGTATCGCTTAAGAATTTTGTCTACGTATTCCACCGGCTCCTCACAGCGGCAGTAGCCGTACCTTACCCACTCGCTGTCGCGAAATGGGTCTTTGGACTTATTCCGCAAGAAGTAATTCACGTGGTTGTGCCATATGCTTGAATCACCACCGTGCTGCTCTGTGAGGTTGCGGGCGTCAATCACATGGCCCAGACCTACGTTGTATGACGCCAGCACAAACTTTATGCGCTCCTCGTCGTCGGGAATCTCATTTTCCCAATAGGTGTTGAGCCACATGAGATATTGAATACCGGCTTTGATATGGGCTTCAATGGACGATGAACTGTCAACTCCGAATTGCGCCGCAGTTTGCGGCATAAGCTGCATCAGGCCAAATGCCCCGGCCCACGACCGGGCCCGCGGATTGAATTGTGATTCCTGGGCAATTTGTGCGGCAATCAGCCTCCAGTCCCACCCAACCAGGTAGCTGAATTTTTGAATCAGATCATCATATGGACTGATGCGACCGCCGCTCATGGATGCAAACTCGCTCTGGTAGCGGGCAGTTTGTGTTTTGGGGCTGTGGTAGTATTTATGCTTCAGGATGGCCATATGCGGACTGGTGCGCATCATATTGAGCCAGTTGTTGAGGGAGCGAACAAGCAGTCGGCTTTGCTTGCGGCAGGCCCAGGCAATTTTTTGCGGAAAGCTGATGGCCATGCTTACATCAATGTTGGGGTAGTATCCCTGATTGAGTTGGGCAATATGCTCGTCTGCAACGGTGAAGTCAATGGTTCCCTCGGAAACCATTCTTATCAGCCGCTCAGGGTCCACATCACCGGGAGCTTCCATAATGTTGAGCGAGGCCCCAATCTCATCACTAAGGCTTTGCAGACGTTTGTAGTACGAACTGTTTTGGTGCACAAACACATTTCTTCCGGCAAGTTCAAGGGGGCTTTTTAGTAGCTCTTCATCATGTCTGTTGGTGGGTTTTCGTTGCACCAATACTTGCTTGGAGTAGAGGTAAGGGTCTGTAAAGGCCAGCGTTTCGGAGCGCTCTCTGGTAACGGTGAGATTGCAAGCCAATAAATCCACAGAGCCGGAAAGCAGTTCTTCAAAAATGGTATTGACGTCCCTGGCAATTCTTATTTCCAGCTCAACTCCAATACTTGAAGCATAAGCACTCAGGAGTTCGTATTCAAACCCCATTGCTTCACCCCGATAGAGAAAATAGGAATGGCTGCTGCTCATGGTAAGCACTACTAATTTACCCCGCTGAATAATATCGTTGAGGTCTTGCAGCTCGGGTGCGTACCCGGCCTCTTGCCAGTAGGCTGTTATATCATCCCTGTCAGCAGGAGGTGAGCAAGCCAGAAAGAGCGCTAAAAACAGGTACCATACCTGTTTGCGATATGTAGGGCTATCCGTAAACATGTGCACAGGAATAGCATGCAACCTGCTTATACGTTTAAAACGCCCAGTAAGTTACCTCAACAAAAAAGGAGCTCTTTTCAGAACTCCTTTATCCATGTTTTGGTTCAGCGGCTAGCGCTTAACAAATTCGTCTGTGCTGCCGTCGTAGGTGATGTAGTAGGTGTTCCGGGAAAGGTTGGAAATGTCAATGGCTGATCCGAACCCACGCTTTACAATCTGACCGTAAATATTGTAAACCTCAAAAGATGTTTCGTTGCTAAACAGAATTTTCTGTGCCCTGCGATCGTAGTCGTAGGTTACGGCAGGTTTGTTGGAAATCATCGAAGCAGTTTCGGATACGCGATATCCTACATTGGGATTGTTTTGCACTACGCGGTATTCATTCTTTCCTGAAACGGTGGGCACCTTAAACTCGTAGGTGTTTTCGTTGGAAGTGCCTTTGCCGATTACCTCACCAACCTTCACCCATTTGTTCCACTTTTTCTGCTGTACGATGTAAGGGAGTGATCCTTGCTCATTGACGGTGGTCCAGCGAAGGATTTCGTCATCACCTATTGAGATATCCTTCACTTCAAAGGTAGGCATGGGCTGCAGTGCTCCGGGGTTAATCACCTTGGGCTGGCAGTCGTCGCGGTGCTTGATTTTCACCACTACGTCATCGCCCAGTTCAAAACCAAAAACACTCAGGTCAACCTCAAAGGCCTCTGAGTTTATTTCATCCGAAGTTACCTGTCCGTTTACCGTTACTTCGTAGGTGCAAAAACCTACACCAGAGCCGGATTTTCCGTTGAGAACATAGATGTTGCGGAGTTGGTACTGTCCTTCAATTACAATGACAGCAGCGTGGGTTGTTGCGGCCATCACAATCAAAGCCGCGCCAAGGAGTATTAGTTTTTTCATGTTGGTCAGCAGGTTTGCAAACTTTTGAATCGAGCCCAAAGATAATAAAGTACCACATAATATCCAGTTCTCTCGGTGTACTTATCTTTCGACAGCTCATTTTTGATCGAGAAATCGTGAGCTTGCCCGTTGTAATTCCGGAAAAAAGCGCTCAAAATGGGCACCGAGCTCTTCGTAGTGAACCTCCAGCAATTCTACCGCTATGTGCATGTTATTGGGGAACCTGCTACGCCTCGACATTCCGGCAAAAACCGTATTGAGCGCCTTCATGTCTCGGTAGTTAACCAACCAGTTGTGCGCCTTCATGTAATGATAGAACCTGCGGCTTTTTTCAGGCATTCGGGGCTCAAAGGTATCGAGCAGTCCATGGCAGTTGTGGGCAAAGTGCTCCAGTGCCTGCTCGTGAAACTGATTCCATTTCGCACCCAAAAAATGGTCGAAATATATGTCGAGCGCAACACCTGCGTACTTTCTTAACACCGGTCTGAGCAGCTTTCTGGCATTTTCGGTTTCAGGGTGGTGGTCGGTGAAGCCATCAATAAAATGGTGTAATTCAATGCCGCGACGTACACCGTGACTGAAGTGCATGCTTTCTTTACGGCGAATGCCATCGCCAATAAAGTTTCCACAGAGAATTTGCTGGTCGTTTCCCGACAGGTATATGTGCGCGAGGTAGTTCATGCAGGGCCATGCAGACAGCCACGAGGCCATTGATCACAATTTGATTCACGAAGGGCCGCTGTTTGCCTTATCTTTCGCAAAGATAAGACATGGCAAACAAGCGTAGTTTATATTGGGTCATGCAGCTGAGTGGCTGGTTAGTCTACATCCTGATTCTTGCGTTGTGGACAGTTCTCACCGGTCAGTTTGAGCTTCCTGTATTGAAGGTGTGGGCCACAGTATTCACAGTGGGTATTGTTACCAGTCACGGATTCCGGGCCATTGTTCTGGTTTTTCACTGGTTGCGGTTTCGCTTTTACCATGCTATCTGGCGATTGTTTTTGATGTCGGTTTTGCTCGGCTTTGCTGCAGCTTCATTGCATGCGGTGGTTTCAGACTTGTTTTTCCCCGAAATAAAACGGCTTGTGGCTTGGCCCTTCTTTGACCTCGTACAACTTACGCTGGCCTATGCACCGCAGCTTTTCATTTGGTCGTTGCTTTATTTTGCTTGGAACTATCTGCGAAACTACGAAAGAGAAGAAGTGAAGAATCTGCGGCTGGAAGCCAGCAAGCGCGAAATCGAGCTGAGCAACCTCAAATCACAGCTCAACCCGCACTTTATGTTCAATGCCATGAACAGCATTCGCGCGCTTATTGATGAAAATCCCGAACTTGCCAAGAAATCGCTGACACAACTTTCGGCTATTCTGCGCAATACATTGATGGTAGGGAAACAGCCTTTGGTTCCTCTTGAAAACGAACTGCGGGTGGTAAGAAATTACCTCGACCTTGAGCGTATTCGCTATGAAGAGCGCCTGGAAGTGAGCTTTGATATTGATGATAGCCTGTTTAACGTTCTGATTCCGCCCTTGATGTTGCAAACCCTTGTAGAAAACGCTGTAAAGCACGGTATTTCTCAATTAGTTAAAGGCGGGCAGATTAAACTTGCTGCCCGCCAACAGGGCGATGGTTTTTATATCAGTGTGAGCAATACCGGTGTTTTAAATAGTACAGAGTCGGCCGATACCGGAATTGGACTGGCCAATACGCGCAAGCGACTCGCCTTACTTTTTGGCGATGATGCCAGGTTCCAAATTCAGCAATCCGCAGATGGGGTAGAAGCCAGAATTGAATTTTTCAATCGAAAAACAATACATCCTTATGAAAACATTGATCATTGATGATGAGCGTCTTGCCCGTAAAGAGCTTATGAGCTTACTGACCAAACATCCCGAAATAGAGGTGGTGGGCGAGTGCCAGAATGCAGACGAAGCCACCGATATGATTGATAAGCTCCAACCTGATTTGATCTTCCTCGACATCCAAATGCCGGGTAAATCGGGATTTGATTTACTCAACGATCTGGAATACGTTCCGCGGGTCATTTTTGTGACCGCTTATGACGAGTTTGCCCTCAAGGCCTTTGAGGTGAATGCGCTGGATTACCTGATGAAACCGGTAGAACCGCAGCGTCTTGGTTTGGCTATCGAAAAAGTACTGAACGATTTGGAAGAAGCCGAAACACCACCCAATCAGCCCACTGTGCGAGATGGTGTGCTTCGATCTTCAGACCAGATTTTTTTGAAAGACGGCGAAAAATGCTGGTTTGTAACCCTGGGAGATGTGCGCCTATTCGAATCTGAAGGTAACTATGTAAGGGTGTATTTCAATCAATTTAAACCCCTGATCCTGAAATCTCTCAATAATCTTGAGAAAAGACTTGACGGCCGTGACTTTTTTCGGGTAAACCGCCGCCACATGGTCAATTTACGGTGGATTGAAAAAGTAGAGCCCTGGTTTAATGGAGGCTTACAACTTACGCTTCAAAGTGGCGACAAGGTTGAAGTCTCACGTCGGCAAACCTCCCGATTCAAGGAGCTCATGAGTTTGTAACAACTTGGTGTTAATTTCTGCCCAATGTAAAATTCGTTTGTCTGTAACGGACATAGGTTGGTCTAATCAAGTGGGCTTTCTGCCGAAAAGCACTTTACATGAACAACCAATTTTCGGACATTGACGTACAATTGGTCAAACGCACAGCTATGGAGATTTTGTACAGAGAGCCGACTAATGTTACCCCGCTCATCAGTTTTAATCCTGAGTCCGGAGACTTCATTATTCAAGGAAGAAGCATTCCTGAAAACGCGGAGATGTTTTACTCATCTATCCTGGGCTGGCTCGATTGCCTTTGTCAGGACCCACCCTTAAAAATTGTCCTCACAGTTGAGCTCGAATTTCTCAACATTGCCTCCTCCAAAAGACTCCTCTTTGTATTGTATCGACTCCTTGAAGCTCGATCCAAAGGTTGCCGTGTGATGGTGCGATGGTGCTACGACCGACGCGATGAAGACATGCTGGAGGTAGGAAAAGACTACTCCCAAATGGTGTCCGATATTCCTTTCGAATTTTTGGTGTACGACGCCATTCAGCTCCATCCCAACCGAAAAGTGAGCTGATTTTCTCCTTTCACGTCATTTTTTTTCAGGTTACCCGAGTACTTTATTGCATAGACCTGCTTTGGGTTGAAACACCTATTTTTGCCCGAAATTTACCGGCTTATGAACAAAATTAATCTCGGGCTCAACGTAGTGCTGCTCCTTGCGGTGGCTTACCTCTTTTTCCGATCTGCACCCGATACACCGCAGGAAACCGATGCGGCAGACGCAGAAGCAATTAAAACGCTTGCAGTAGATACCCTTCTTCAACCCGATGACGGTTTGCCTGTTGCCAAAGGGGCACGTATCGTGTTTGTAAATGCCGAAACCCTCAATGAGGAGTACCAGTTTATTGTGGATAAGTACGAAGAGCTTGAGAAAGAGCAGATGCGCATCGAAAAGCAAATAGAGCGCAAAATGAGGGCCGCCGAAGAACGTTACCTGGAGCTCGAAAGTCAGGCGCCCACCATGACACAATCTCAATTGGAGCAGGCTCAAATCGAACTTCAGGGACTGCAGCAGGACATTGCCCAGTTTCAGGAGCGAGCTGCCAGCGATTTTCGCAAAAAAGAAGCCCGCGCACAGGAGCAGTTCTTTAAAAACATCCGCGAGTACCTGAAGGATCTGAACGAAGATGGCCGGTACGATTACATTCTTACCTATCAGGTAGGGGGGCAATTGTTGCTTGCCAACGAGGGGCTTGATATCACACGTGATGTAGTGGATGGTCTCAATGAGGCCTACAGCAAGAAGAAAGCGTCCAAAGAGTAAAGCCTGCAATGGTCATTGCCGATCAGAAAAAACGCGAGAATATTGCTGAGTACATATTGTACATGTGGCAATTGGAAGATTTGTTGCGTTCCATTGAGCTTAATCCGGATGCGGTGGGAGCCATTGCAGAACAGTTTGATTCGTACGGCGATGCCGTGGTGGATGCCGCTGCAGACTGGTACCGCAATATGATTCGGCAAATGAAGTCCGAAAAGATTGAGCAAGCCGGGCACCTGCGCGAAGTACAGGATATTGTGATAGAGCTGTTCTACCTTCACAATACCTTGCTTAACATCTCCAAAGACAAAACCTACCAGCAGCTTTATGCCGACGCAGCAACTCACCTGCAGGAGCTGCGAAAACGAAGTGGGCGCGTTTCCAACGAGGTGGAAATGATGTTCAATGCACTTTATGGGCTGTGGCTTCTGCGCTTACAAAAAGCGCAGATTGCCGAAGAAACAGAAACGGCCATGGCCAGTATCAGTAAGCTCACAGCCTTCCTTGCGGCCAAATACAAGCAGATGAAGTCCGGCGAAATGGATTTCTCACACAATTGAACCACAGCTCTGGCGTTGCTGTTGCTAACGTATGCATCCCATTGAACGACTCATAACAGAGGGCGAACACCAACAGCTCGACTTTAAATTTCAGGTGAATGATGCGCGAAAAATTGCGCGTTCCATGGTGAGCTTCGCCAATACCGACGGCGGCAGACTCCTCATAGGTGTAAAAGACAACGGTAAAATTTCCGGTATTTCATCAGAGGAAGAAATCTACATGATTGAAACCGCATCGCACCTCTACACCGATCCAGAGGTGGCATTTACACCCGTAATCTGGGATATCGAAGATAAAACGGTGCTTGAAGTGATCATCGCGCCATCAATGCTTCGTCCACACAAAGTAAAGGAGTCAGATGGCTCGTTCAAAGCTTATTACCGCGATGGAGACAGGGTGCTCGAAGCGAATGGTGTGATGGAGCGTTTGTGGAAAATGGACAAAAAGCGAAAAGGTGAAAAACTTGCCTTTTCAAAACCTGTTCAGAAGCTGCTCGACCGCATGAGGCGCAAAGGTCCTGTGGGTTTTGGTTTTGTGCGTCAGGTACTTCGGTTAAGCCCTGCCGAAACAGAGCAACTACTTGCGAGCCTTATACAGTGGGAAGTGATAGAGATGAAGCCTGGCGAGCGAGGGTACAGGTTTCAGTTATTGCCAGGAGCTGATCAGGAGCTGGATTAACTTTTTAGAGGAACCCAAATCTCAACGGCATCACCCACGTGTACCTTACCGGGTTTTTCCACCCAGCCAACCAATCCCCGGCCATTCGCCGCAGCCTTCGAAAACGCAACCTGGAGTTTTTTTTGCAATGCTTTTTCGGCTGCTGCGTGTGGATGATGACAGGGTTTGTTCTCTCCGTACACTACCAGCACAGGGCCGGCTAATTCTCCGTGAAAAAATTTCAGCAACGACAGCGACGGGAGTTGAGTCAGCTTCTCAACCCCTTCAATCAACAAATTGGCTCCGGCCCATTCGGGTA of Cryomorphaceae bacterium contains these proteins:
- a CDS encoding BlaI/MecI/CopY family transcriptional regulator, with protein sequence MRELTKAEEQIMQIVWELEKAFVRDIIAKLPEPKPAYNTVSTIVRILEEKAFLSHQAFGKSHQYYPLISRSKYRDFATRKLLSGYFGGSFENLLSYFAKERDLSLKDIQRILDGINQDENQH
- a CDS encoding lytic transglycosylase F — protein: MFTDSPTYRKQVWYLFLALFLACSPPADRDDITAYWQEAGYAPELQDLNDIIQRGKLVVLTMSSSHSYFLYRGEAMGFEYELLSAYASSIGVELEIRIARDVNTIFEELLSGSVDLLACNLTVTRERSETLAFTDPYLYSKQVLVQRKPTNRHDEELLKSPLELAGRNVFVHQNSSYYKRLQSLSDEIGASLNIMEAPGDVDPERLIRMVSEGTIDFTVADEHIAQLNQGYYPNIDVSMAISFPQKIAWACRKQSRLLVRSLNNWLNMMRTSPHMAILKHKYYHSPKTQTARYQSEFASMSGGRISPYDDLIQKFSYLVGWDWRLIAAQIAQESQFNPRARSWAGAFGLMQLMPQTAAQFGVDSSSSIEAHIKAGIQYLMWLNTYWENEIPDDEERIKFVLASYNVGLGHVIDARNLTEQHGGDSSIWHNHVNYFLRNKSKDPFRDSEWVRYGYCRCEEPVEYVDKILKRYRHYQELIS
- a CDS encoding DUF1987 domain-containing protein — encoded protein: MNNQFSDIDVQLVKRTAMEILYREPTNVTPLISFNPESGDFIIQGRSIPENAEMFYSSILGWLDCLCQDPPLKIVLTVELEFLNIASSKRLLFVLYRLLEARSKGCRVMVRWCYDRRDEDMLEVGKDYSQMVSDIPFEFLVYDAIQLHPNRKVS
- a CDS encoding MOSC domain-containing protein, with protein sequence MDWEKLPQNGIVRGLYTTTKPEEFITAPFSELTFEIEGIPGDRHAGISRPSGSREKKLYPKGTAIRNNRQWSALSVEELDDIAKRMGLEKMLPEWAGANLLIEGVEKLTQLPSLSLLKFFHGELAGPVLVVYGENKPCHHPHAAAEKALQKKLQVAFSKAAANGRGLVGWVEKPGKVHVGDAVEIWVPLKS
- a CDS encoding DUF479 domain-containing protein; translation: MASWLSAWPCMNYLAHIYLSGNDQQILCGNFIGDGIRRKESMHFSHGVRRGIELHHFIDGFTDHHPETENARKLLRPVLRKYAGVALDIYFDHFLGAKWNQFHEQALEHFAHNCHGLLDTFEPRMPEKSRRFYHYMKAHNWLVNYRDMKALNTVFAGMSRRSRFPNNMHIAVELLEVHYEELGAHFERFFPELQRASSRFLDQK
- a CDS encoding ATP-binding protein, which gives rise to MHPIERLITEGEHQQLDFKFQVNDARKIARSMVSFANTDGGRLLIGVKDNGKISGISSEEEIYMIETASHLYTDPEVAFTPVIWDIEDKTVLEVIIAPSMLRPHKVKESDGSFKAYYRDGDRVLEANGVMERLWKMDKKRKGEKLAFSKPVQKLLDRMRRKGPVGFGFVRQVLRLSPAETEQLLASLIQWEVIEMKPGERGYRFQLLPGADQELD
- a CDS encoding DUF4924 family protein, translating into MVIADQKKRENIAEYILYMWQLEDLLRSIELNPDAVGAIAEQFDSYGDAVVDAAADWYRNMIRQMKSEKIEQAGHLREVQDIVIELFYLHNTLLNISKDKTYQQLYADAATHLQELRKRSGRVSNEVEMMFNALYGLWLLRLQKAQIAEETETAMASISKLTAFLAAKYKQMKSGEMDFSHN
- a CDS encoding OmpH family outer membrane protein, yielding MPEIYRLMNKINLGLNVVLLLAVAYLFFRSAPDTPQETDAADAEAIKTLAVDTLLQPDDGLPVAKGARIVFVNAETLNEEYQFIVDKYEELEKEQMRIEKQIERKMRAAEERYLELESQAPTMTQSQLEQAQIELQGLQQDIAQFQERAASDFRKKEARAQEQFFKNIREYLKDLNEDGRYDYILTYQVGGQLLLANEGLDITRDVVDGLNEAYSKKKASKE
- a CDS encoding response regulator gives rise to the protein MKTLIIDDERLARKELMSLLTKHPEIEVVGECQNADEATDMIDKLQPDLIFLDIQMPGKSGFDLLNDLEYVPRVIFVTAYDEFALKAFEVNALDYLMKPVEPQRLGLAIEKVLNDLEEAETPPNQPTVRDGVLRSSDQIFLKDGEKCWFVTLGDVRLFESEGNYVRVYFNQFKPLILKSLNNLEKRLDGRDFFRVNRRHMVNLRWIEKVEPWFNGGLQLTLQSGDKVEVSRRQTSRFKELMSL